In the Siphonobacter curvatus genome, one interval contains:
- the gmk gene encoding guanylate kinase, whose translation MNGKAIIFCAPSGSGKTTLVKHLLASQPDQFGFSISACTRDKRGRAEEHGKDYYFLSIDEFKQKIDEDAFAEWEEVYPGGYYGTLKSEVERVWASGKHILFDVDVRGGLKLKQYFGDRALAIFVKVPSMEVLEQRLRSRGTETEDSISKRLYKVRFEMSFQDQFDVILVNDDLETSTQETERLVSEFIGR comes from the coding sequence TTGAACGGTAAAGCCATTATTTTCTGTGCACCTTCCGGTTCCGGAAAAACAACACTCGTTAAACATTTGCTGGCCTCACAGCCCGATCAGTTCGGTTTCTCTATCTCTGCCTGCACGCGGGACAAACGCGGCCGGGCCGAAGAACACGGGAAAGACTACTACTTCCTGAGCATCGACGAGTTTAAACAAAAAATTGACGAAGACGCCTTTGCTGAATGGGAAGAAGTGTATCCCGGTGGCTACTACGGCACACTTAAGTCCGAAGTAGAGCGGGTTTGGGCTTCGGGCAAACACATTTTATTTGACGTGGACGTACGCGGGGGACTGAAGTTGAAGCAATATTTTGGCGACCGGGCGCTGGCTATTTTTGTGAAAGTGCCTTCCATGGAAGTACTCGAACAACGCTTACGTTCACGGGGTACCGAAACCGAAGACAGCATCTCCAAACGTCTTTATAAAGTACGCTTCGAAATGTCCTTCCAGGATCAGTTTGACGTCATTCTGGTTAATGATGATCTGGAAACGTCAACCCAGGAAACGGAACGACTCGTTTCGGAGTTTATTGGAAGATAA
- the pruA gene encoding L-glutamate gamma-semialdehyde dehydrogenase encodes MSNGIYNVPIPKNEPVYGYAPGSPEREKLKATLAELRSKEIEVPLYIGNQQIRTNKKVAITPPHDHQHVLGYFYEGGPEHVTEAIEVALQARHAWAVLPWQQRLAIFLKAAELSATKYRYLLNASTMLGQSKNAFQAEIDAACEWVDFLRFNVAFATEIYRNQPISPDPTIWNQVEYRPLEGFVFALTPFNFTAISGNLPASAAMMGNVVVWKPAPTQMYSAYVLMQILKEAGLPDGVINLIQGDGPMIGDLVFSHSEFAGIHFTGSTAVFKTIWKNIGSHMDSYRYYPRIVGETGGKDFMLAHESADVKAYAANLLRAAFEFQGQKCSAASRAYIPTTLWESVWSEMKAMLETMKVGPTEDFSNFVNAVIDERAFQKITGFIERARQNSANEIIWGGTYDSSKGWFIDPTLILTTDPHSETMEQEIFGPVLTIYLYEPTQFEETLSLIDRTSPYALTGAIFSQDRYAIDLASRKLVNSAGNFYVNDKCTGAVVGQQPFGGARGSGTNDKAGSMQNLLRWVSARTIKEGFVPATDYRYPFLAE; translated from the coding sequence ATGTCCAACGGAATTTATAACGTCCCAATCCCGAAGAACGAACCCGTATACGGATACGCCCCCGGTTCACCCGAACGTGAAAAACTGAAAGCTACCCTGGCTGAGTTACGTTCCAAAGAGATTGAGGTCCCTTTATACATTGGAAATCAGCAAATTCGTACGAATAAAAAAGTAGCCATTACGCCGCCGCACGATCACCAGCACGTACTGGGCTATTTCTACGAAGGTGGTCCGGAACACGTGACCGAGGCCATTGAAGTAGCTTTGCAGGCCCGTCATGCCTGGGCTGTATTACCTTGGCAACAACGTCTGGCGATTTTCCTCAAAGCTGCTGAATTGTCTGCGACCAAGTACCGGTATCTGTTGAATGCCTCTACCATGCTGGGGCAGTCGAAGAACGCCTTCCAGGCCGAAATCGACGCCGCGTGTGAGTGGGTGGATTTTCTACGCTTCAATGTGGCTTTTGCGACAGAAATTTACCGAAATCAACCCATTTCTCCGGATCCTACGATCTGGAATCAGGTAGAGTACCGTCCCTTAGAAGGGTTCGTGTTTGCGTTAACGCCTTTCAATTTTACGGCTATTTCCGGAAATTTACCGGCTTCGGCGGCCATGATGGGTAACGTGGTCGTCTGGAAACCAGCCCCTACGCAGATGTATTCGGCCTATGTGTTGATGCAAATTCTTAAAGAAGCAGGTTTGCCCGACGGCGTGATTAACCTCATTCAGGGCGATGGTCCGATGATTGGTGATCTGGTCTTCAGTCATTCTGAGTTTGCGGGTATTCACTTCACGGGTAGTACCGCCGTGTTCAAAACGATCTGGAAAAATATTGGTAGCCACATGGATAGCTACCGGTACTATCCGCGTATTGTGGGCGAAACGGGTGGGAAGGACTTTATGCTTGCCCACGAATCCGCCGATGTAAAAGCCTACGCAGCGAACCTGTTGCGGGCCGCTTTCGAATTCCAGGGCCAGAAATGTTCCGCCGCTTCCCGGGCCTATATTCCGACCACGCTGTGGGAATCCGTATGGTCAGAAATGAAAGCCATGCTGGAAACGATGAAAGTAGGGCCGACGGAAGATTTCTCCAATTTCGTGAATGCCGTCATCGATGAGCGGGCTTTCCAGAAAATTACGGGCTTCATTGAGCGGGCCCGCCAAAACTCGGCCAACGAGATTATCTGGGGTGGTACGTACGATTCATCCAAAGGCTGGTTTATCGATCCGACGTTGATCTTGACGACGGATCCGCATTCGGAAACGATGGAACAGGAAATCTTCGGTCCCGTATTGACGATCTATCTGTACGAACCTACGCAGTTTGAAGAAACGCTGAGCCTGATTGACCGTACGTCGCCGTACGCTCTGACGGGTGCCATCTTCTCGCAGGATCGCTACGCCATTGACTTGGCAAGCCGTAAGTTGGTGAACTCCGCTGGAAACTTCTACGTAAACGATAAGTGTACGGGAGCCGTGGTGGGTCAGCAGCCCTTCGGCGGTGCCCGGGGCTCCGGAACCAATGACAAGGCAGGTTCGATGCAAAACCTGTTGCGTTGGGTATCGGCTCGTACGATTAAAGAAGGATTTGTACCCGCAACGGATTATCGCTATCCGTTTTTAGCGGAATAA
- a CDS encoding Crp/Fnr family transcriptional regulator: MQEVLRAHLEQIIPLTDEEFTFIESHFILKKYKKHQFLIQEGMPVKYVYFVVSGLLKLIHTDDTGKQQIISFAMEDWWESDYQAFYTQTEATFSLDCIEDSVVLGLSLESYQTLCEHLPKMEHFFLQKANRGYMALQRRLLSLMTSQAKERYQQLIHQYPTLVQRVPKTLLASYLGVSRETLSRLSFGV, translated from the coding sequence ATGCAGGAAGTATTAAGAGCCCATTTGGAGCAAATCATACCGTTGACGGACGAAGAATTCACCTTCATCGAATCGCACTTTATTCTCAAAAAGTATAAAAAGCATCAGTTTCTCATTCAGGAAGGCATGCCCGTCAAGTACGTCTATTTTGTCGTCTCCGGACTTTTGAAACTAATACACACCGACGATACGGGCAAGCAGCAGATTATTTCCTTTGCTATGGAAGACTGGTGGGAAAGCGATTATCAAGCTTTTTATACGCAAACCGAAGCTACCTTTTCACTGGACTGTATTGAAGATAGCGTCGTGCTTGGTCTTTCGCTGGAAAGCTATCAGACGCTTTGCGAGCATCTACCCAAAATGGAGCATTTTTTCCTTCAGAAAGCGAACCGGGGGTATATGGCTTTGCAGCGGCGTTTGTTATCACTGATGACTAGCCAGGCCAAAGAGCGGTACCAACAGCTTATCCACCAATACCCTACGCTGGTTCAGCGGGTTCCTAAAACCTTGCTGGCTTCTTATCTGGGCGTTTCCCGCGAAACGCTGAGTCGACTTTCTTTCGGAGTGTGA
- a CDS encoding RidA family protein, protein MEKRIINPWQWQDARNYVQAVEVKNVTSTLYCAGQASVLADGTSSNADMKTQLLQAIENLERVISQAGYACQDIVRLNVYTTSSKELFAHFDIFQDWITKHGIQQASTFFEVKTLFETLSVELEATAVK, encoded by the coding sequence ATGGAAAAGCGAATCATTAACCCCTGGCAATGGCAGGACGCACGGAATTACGTACAGGCCGTAGAAGTAAAAAATGTAACCTCCACCCTCTATTGTGCCGGGCAGGCATCCGTTTTAGCCGATGGTACGTCGAGTAATGCGGACATGAAAACCCAATTGCTACAGGCCATCGAAAATCTGGAACGGGTGATCAGTCAGGCGGGCTATGCGTGCCAGGACATCGTTCGGTTAAACGTCTACACCACTTCTTCAAAAGAGCTGTTCGCTCATTTTGATATTTTTCAGGACTGGATCACCAAACACGGGATTCAACAGGCCAGTACGTTTTTTGAAGTAAAAACGCTTTTTGAAACGTTATCGGTGGAGCTGGAAGCGACGGCGGTGAAGTAA
- a CDS encoding DNA alkylation repair protein, with translation MDHPSILNLFESQANPQRAAFVARYFKTGPGQYGENDLFLGLSVGQTRAIAKQFRTLPQKDVLGLLQSPYHEHRAAALFIWVDQFKKGDPLQRMEIFESYLAYRPYVNNWDLVDVSARDIVGAFLYDQDRSLLYDYAQSNHLWSVRIAVIATLYFIKRKEYTDTLALCALLLSHPHDLIHKACGWMLREVGQQDREVLKEFLDEHTLQMPRTMLRYAIEKLPESERQYYLKLK, from the coding sequence ATGGACCATCCTTCCATCCTCAACCTGTTTGAATCGCAGGCCAATCCTCAGCGAGCGGCCTTTGTCGCCCGTTACTTCAAAACGGGTCCGGGGCAATACGGTGAAAACGATCTGTTCCTTGGCCTTTCTGTGGGACAAACCCGGGCCATCGCCAAACAGTTTCGTACCCTACCCCAGAAAGACGTTTTGGGTTTATTACAGAGTCCCTATCACGAACATCGGGCGGCGGCTCTGTTTATTTGGGTTGATCAGTTTAAGAAGGGTGATCCGCTCCAAAGGATGGAAATTTTTGAAAGCTATCTAGCCTATCGGCCGTACGTGAATAACTGGGATCTGGTAGACGTTTCCGCCCGTGACATTGTTGGGGCTTTTCTATATGATCAAGATCGAAGTCTTTTGTACGACTATGCTCAATCCAATCACCTCTGGAGCGTTCGTATTGCCGTGATTGCCACACTGTATTTCATTAAAAGGAAAGAATATACCGATACGCTGGCGCTGTGTGCCTTACTCCTTTCCCATCCGCACGACCTGATTCACAAAGCTTGCGGCTGGATGCTCCGGGAAGTAGGCCAACAGGATCGGGAAGTTTTAAAAGAATTTCTCGACGAACACACCCTACAGATGCCCCGTACGATGCTTCGCTACGCCATCGAAAAACTACCGGAATCCGAGCGACAGTATTATTTAAAGTTGAAGTAA
- the fbaA gene encoding class II fructose-bisphosphate aldolase yields the protein MANATQIAPGVLSGDAVQELFELAKKHQFALPAVNVISSSTVNAVLETARDLNSPVIIQFSHGGSQFYAGKGLKNDNEQAAIAGAISGAQHIHLLAERYGVPVVLHTDHCAKKILPWIDGVLEAGEKFFAQTGKPLYSSHMLDLSEESLEENIEISSKYLERMAKMGMTLEIELGVTGGEEDGVDNSDVDSSRLYTQPEEVAYSYEKLNAISSRFTVAAAFGNVHGVYKPGNVKLQPIILNNSQKYIREKFSLEAEKPVNFVFHGGSGSSREEIREAISYGAIKMNIDTDMQWAYWDGVLGFYKSKEGYLQSQIGNPTGEDSPNKKYYDPRVWLREGEKAFVTRLKAAFEDLNAVNVNQYL from the coding sequence ATGGCCAATGCAACTCAAATTGCTCCGGGCGTTCTTTCAGGAGATGCCGTTCAGGAGTTATTCGAACTCGCTAAGAAACACCAATTTGCTCTTCCGGCTGTCAACGTTATTTCCAGCAGTACGGTAAACGCAGTACTGGAAACAGCACGCGACCTGAATTCTCCCGTCATCATTCAATTTTCCCACGGCGGATCTCAGTTTTACGCAGGAAAAGGCCTGAAAAACGATAACGAACAAGCCGCTATCGCCGGAGCTATTTCAGGAGCTCAACATATTCACTTACTGGCCGAACGCTATGGTGTGCCCGTTGTACTGCACACGGACCACTGTGCCAAGAAAATCCTTCCTTGGATTGACGGCGTACTGGAAGCCGGAGAGAAATTCTTCGCTCAGACGGGCAAGCCCCTGTACTCTTCGCACATGCTTGATTTGTCAGAAGAATCGCTGGAAGAAAACATCGAAATTTCTTCGAAATACCTCGAGCGGATGGCCAAAATGGGCATGACGCTGGAAATTGAATTAGGCGTAACGGGTGGTGAAGAAGACGGTGTGGATAACTCCGATGTAGATTCTTCACGTCTGTATACCCAGCCCGAAGAAGTAGCGTATTCGTACGAAAAACTCAACGCCATCTCCAGCCGCTTTACGGTAGCTGCGGCGTTCGGTAACGTGCACGGCGTATACAAACCCGGTAACGTAAAACTGCAACCCATCATCCTGAACAACTCACAGAAATACATCCGTGAGAAATTCAGTCTGGAAGCAGAGAAACCCGTAAACTTCGTATTCCACGGTGGTTCAGGTTCTTCACGCGAAGAAATCCGCGAAGCCATCAGCTACGGTGCGATCAAAATGAACATCGATACGGATATGCAGTGGGCGTATTGGGATGGTGTTCTGGGCTTCTACAAATCCAAAGAAGGCTACCTGCAATCACAAATCGGTAACCCTACGGGCGAAGATTCTCCCAACAAGAAATACTACGATCCCCGCGTATGGTTGCGTGAAGGTGAAAAGGCTTTCGTTACGCGTCTGAAAGCCGCGTTCGAAGATCTGAACGCCGTAAACGTAAATCAGTACTTATAG
- a CDS encoding family 20 glycosylhydrolase, translated as MRGRLSLAFLWLCTLFFIGCKSSEQASEGSSVAISWKLISNFTDTPSGFKARFIFKNNGSETLGNKGWTLYFNMSPRPILASKTPSPATVEHINGDWYKLTPNESFELKPGASLEIPYEASVAIIKETDAPMGLYFVHTDGKEEKIEEVADYTVEPFTEKEQILRGPNDQIPLPTAAYQYQQNAALSLVSPEQLPVLIPSPVKVTKTAGSISLTKEWPIYYAKGLANEAAFLAQRLQVLTGTSFVTKEGTSTEQRIQLSTGSVAVNGVTSEAYQLNIAANGIQIVGSDAAGVFYGVESLLALAPVAAYQKATAPLALPQVQVEDAPRFKFRSMHFDVCRNFQTKETVKRMLDLLAFYKINHLLFYLTEDEAWRLEIKSLPELTEVGSHRQHTAGMQTAALHPAYGSGPHADAKGKYGSGYYTRQDFIDILKYAQQRHIQIIPEIGFPGHSRAAIKSMEARYERFMKEGKTKEAEEFRLIDPEDTSVYSSAQAFKDNVICVARESAYHFFETVIADVAKMYDEAGLKLTVLHVGGDEVPQGVWTKSPMVDELLKKHPEIKGPRYLQSYFFGQMLSRLKKYKLEIHGWEEVALNVDASGQYVANPDFVGKGVVPYIWNNVFDVDLGYRMANAGYPVVLCNVTNLYMDLAYNNDPKEPGLYWGGFVGPKNAWTFAPYDFAKTTYTNSLGKPLDFTGKQKLKNRQNILGLEAQLWSETVKGRDMMEYYVLPKLIGFAESAWAAERPWETIENRDQREKSMQTGWNVFANTLAQRELPRLSYWNNGYNYRIPTPGAVLENGTLQANAEYPGLQIRYTTDGSEPGPQSTLYQSPVPVQGTVKLKCFDSAGKSSRMVTVGK; from the coding sequence ATGCGTGGTCGCTTGTCGCTGGCTTTTCTCTGGCTCTGTACCTTATTTTTTATCGGTTGTAAATCTTCGGAACAAGCATCGGAGGGCTCTTCGGTAGCGATCTCCTGGAAATTAATTTCCAACTTCACCGATACTCCCTCTGGTTTTAAAGCCCGTTTTATCTTCAAAAATAATGGTAGTGAAACGTTGGGTAACAAGGGCTGGACGCTGTACTTCAACATGTCTCCCCGCCCGATTCTGGCTTCCAAAACACCGTCTCCGGCTACCGTCGAACACATCAACGGCGACTGGTACAAGCTCACGCCCAACGAAAGTTTTGAGCTGAAACCCGGTGCCAGTCTGGAAATTCCCTACGAAGCTTCGGTCGCTATCATCAAGGAAACAGATGCCCCGATGGGTCTGTATTTTGTGCATACGGACGGAAAAGAAGAGAAAATCGAAGAAGTAGCCGACTATACAGTCGAACCGTTCACAGAAAAAGAACAAATCCTACGCGGCCCCAACGATCAGATTCCTCTGCCCACGGCGGCCTATCAGTATCAGCAAAATGCGGCCCTGAGTCTGGTTTCGCCGGAACAACTGCCGGTCTTGATTCCGTCTCCGGTGAAGGTGACTAAAACGGCGGGCTCCATTAGTCTGACGAAGGAATGGCCCATTTATTACGCGAAAGGGCTGGCCAATGAAGCTGCGTTTCTGGCTCAACGCCTCCAGGTACTGACGGGCACCTCGTTTGTGACCAAAGAAGGAACGAGTACGGAGCAACGGATTCAGCTCAGTACGGGTTCCGTGGCTGTCAACGGTGTTACGAGCGAAGCCTATCAACTGAACATAGCTGCCAACGGTATCCAGATCGTGGGAAGTGATGCGGCCGGGGTTTTCTACGGCGTAGAAAGTTTACTGGCTTTGGCTCCGGTTGCTGCCTACCAGAAAGCGACCGCTCCCCTGGCCCTACCGCAGGTACAGGTAGAAGACGCTCCCCGCTTCAAATTCCGGAGTATGCACTTCGACGTTTGCCGAAATTTTCAAACCAAGGAAACGGTCAAACGCATGTTGGATTTACTGGCTTTCTATAAAATCAATCACCTGCTGTTTTACCTGACGGAAGATGAAGCCTGGCGGCTGGAAATTAAGAGTCTGCCCGAATTGACCGAAGTAGGTTCGCATCGCCAACATACGGCGGGTATGCAAACGGCGGCCCTACACCCCGCTTACGGCTCCGGTCCCCACGCCGATGCCAAGGGCAAATACGGCAGTGGATACTACACCCGTCAGGACTTTATTGACATCCTAAAATACGCTCAGCAACGACACATTCAGATTATCCCGGAAATCGGATTTCCCGGTCACTCGCGGGCGGCTATCAAATCCATGGAAGCTCGGTACGAGCGCTTCATGAAAGAAGGCAAAACGAAAGAAGCCGAAGAATTCCGACTGATCGATCCCGAGGATACATCGGTTTATAGCTCGGCTCAAGCTTTTAAGGACAACGTGATCTGCGTGGCTCGCGAGTCAGCGTATCATTTCTTTGAAACGGTAATTGCTGACGTAGCGAAGATGTACGACGAAGCGGGATTGAAACTGACCGTACTCCACGTGGGTGGCGATGAAGTACCGCAGGGCGTCTGGACGAAATCGCCGATGGTGGACGAATTGCTGAAGAAACATCCCGAAATCAAAGGTCCTCGCTACCTGCAGAGTTACTTCTTCGGACAAATGCTCAGCCGATTGAAAAAATATAAGCTGGAAATCCACGGCTGGGAGGAAGTAGCCCTGAACGTAGACGCCTCGGGTCAGTACGTAGCCAATCCGGATTTTGTGGGCAAAGGCGTCGTTCCCTACATCTGGAATAACGTATTCGATGTGGATCTGGGGTATCGCATGGCCAATGCAGGTTATCCGGTGGTGCTGTGTAATGTGACGAATCTGTACATGGATCTGGCTTACAACAATGATCCGAAAGAACCCGGTTTGTACTGGGGTGGCTTTGTCGGACCGAAAAACGCCTGGACCTTTGCTCCCTACGATTTTGCCAAGACTACCTATACCAATTCGCTGGGGAAACCACTGGATTTTACGGGCAAGCAGAAGCTCAAAAATCGTCAGAACATTCTGGGTCTGGAAGCTCAATTGTGGAGTGAAACCGTCAAAGGCCGCGACATGATGGAGTATTACGTGTTACCGAAACTCATCGGGTTTGCGGAAAGTGCCTGGGCGGCTGAGCGGCCCTGGGAGACGATCGAAAACCGTGACCAACGCGAGAAGTCCATGCAAACGGGCTGGAATGTGTTTGCCAATACGCTGGCTCAACGCGAACTTCCCCGCCTGAGTTACTGGAACAATGGCTATAACTATCGCATCCCAACGCCGGGAGCGGTTCTGGAAAATGGTACCCTCCAAGCCAATGCCGAGTATCCCGGCCTGCAGATTCGGTATACAACAGACGGCTCCGAACCTGGACCACAGTCTACGCTGTACCAATCGCCCGTGCCGGTACAGGGAACGGTGAAACTGAAATGCTTCGATTCGGCGGGTAAATCAAGCCGTATGGTCACCGTGGGTAAGTAA
- a CDS encoding sigma-70 family RNA polymerase sigma factor: MTADEFIAVRQYTESEKYAIFDRELMPHIQSMYNFAFRLTQDEDDANDLVQDTYLKAFRFINSFEKGTNAKAWLFRILKNSFINDYRRKSKEPNKVDYQEVETYYDSEEMAGTSQTTDLRAETVQELLGDEVTNALNALPIDFRTVLILCDVEGFTYEEMAKILDIPIGTVRSRLHRARMLLKEKLKTYATYMGYDTSERSEDEESL, from the coding sequence ATGACAGCCGACGAATTTATCGCCGTCCGGCAATATACAGAGTCCGAAAAGTACGCCATCTTCGACCGGGAGCTCATGCCGCATATCCAGTCGATGTATAACTTTGCTTTTCGCCTGACTCAAGACGAGGACGATGCCAACGATCTGGTTCAGGACACCTATCTGAAGGCGTTCCGGTTCATCAATTCTTTCGAGAAGGGGACCAACGCTAAAGCCTGGCTGTTTCGGATCTTAAAGAATAGTTTCATCAACGACTACCGCCGTAAGTCGAAGGAGCCGAACAAAGTAGACTACCAGGAGGTAGAAACCTACTACGATTCGGAAGAAATGGCGGGTACTAGTCAGACCACCGATTTGCGGGCCGAAACGGTTCAGGAATTGCTGGGTGATGAAGTTACGAATGCCCTGAATGCCTTGCCCATCGATTTTCGTACGGTACTGATCCTCTGTGACGTGGAAGGATTTACGTACGAAGAAATGGCCAAAATTCTCGATATCCCCATTGGTACGGTCCGTTCACGGCTGCACCGGGCCCGTATGTTGTTGAAGGAAAAGCTCAAAACATATGCGACCTACATGGGTTATGATACGAGTGAGCGTTCGGAAGACGAAGAATCCTTGTAA
- a CDS encoding anti-sigma factor, producing MTPMTPESSSSAEAEKVVKKEHCENHANCMKLIQMALDGEASPEELEHVRQNLGNCLPCNRGYNLEKAIKQALQLRVEQKAVPQSLVDCIKSKIHEL from the coding sequence ATGACTCCCATGACACCCGAATCCAGTTCATCTGCCGAAGCAGAGAAGGTGGTTAAGAAAGAGCACTGTGAGAACCATGCCAATTGCATGAAACTCATTCAGATGGCTTTGGACGGCGAAGCCAGTCCCGAGGAACTCGAACACGTTCGCCAGAATTTGGGCAATTGTCTACCCTGTAACCGCGGTTACAACTTAGAAAAAGCAATTAAGCAAGCCTTACAATTACGCGTTGAGCAAAAAGCAGTACCGCAAAGTCTGGTTGATTGCATCAAAAGTAAGATCCACGAACTTTAA
- the mazG gene encoding nucleoside triphosphate pyrophosphohydrolase, with translation MQKELHPSQQPRVFEELPSRRKQQLMAFDRVLTIMDELRENCPWDRKQTMDSLRHLTIEETYELSDAILEKDLNEIKKELGDVLLHLVFYARIASETGDFDITDVMDSLCKKLVDRHPHIYGEAQADTEEQVKQNWEQLKIKEGNKSVLGGVPGSLPALVKSMRIQEKARGAGFDWEDREQVWDKVREEIDEFRAEFKAGAVHDTERAESEFGDVLFSLVNYARFVDINPETALERTNKKFITRFQYIETKAKELGKSLKDMTLAEMDVFWNEAKTLKK, from the coding sequence ATGCAAAAAGAACTTCACCCTTCCCAGCAGCCCCGGGTATTTGAGGAGTTGCCCAGTCGGCGAAAACAACAATTGATGGCCTTTGATCGGGTGTTGACGATCATGGATGAGCTTCGCGAAAATTGCCCCTGGGATCGTAAGCAGACCATGGACTCGCTACGGCATTTGACGATTGAAGAGACCTATGAGCTGTCGGATGCGATTCTGGAGAAGGATCTCAATGAAATCAAAAAAGAGCTGGGAGATGTACTCTTGCATCTGGTTTTTTACGCTCGCATTGCTTCCGAAACGGGCGATTTTGATATTACGGATGTGATGGACAGCCTGTGTAAGAAACTGGTGGATCGGCATCCCCATATCTACGGCGAAGCCCAGGCCGATACCGAAGAACAGGTCAAACAGAATTGGGAACAGCTAAAAATTAAAGAAGGGAATAAGTCGGTACTAGGTGGCGTACCTGGTTCGCTACCAGCTCTGGTGAAATCCATGCGGATTCAGGAAAAAGCCCGTGGAGCGGGTTTTGACTGGGAAGATCGGGAACAGGTTTGGGATAAAGTACGCGAAGAAATTGACGAATTCCGGGCGGAGTTCAAAGCCGGAGCCGTGCATGATACGGAACGAGCCGAGAGTGAGTTTGGTGACGTATTATTCTCGCTGGTTAATTACGCTCGCTTTGTGGACATCAATCCCGAAACGGCTCTGGAGCGTACCAATAAGAAGTTCATTACCCGCTTTCAGTATATCGAAACGAAAGCCAAAGAGTTAGGAAAAAGCCTGAAAGACATGACCTTGGCTGAAATGGACGTCTTTTGGAACGAAGCTAAAACATTGAAAAAGTAG
- the accD gene encoding acetyl-CoA carboxylase, carboxyltransferase subunit beta, which yields MSWFTRKDKGIQTPTEAKREAPDGLWYKCPQCGNIMHTREHKLQAYTCSKCNYHEKVGSQEYFELLFDDTLYTELDPTMTSDDPLHFKDTKAYPDRIKATERKTGLKDAVRTGYGKVQGIDMVVACMDFNFIGGSMGSVVGEKIARAMDYSLKNRIPLLMISKSGGARMMEAGFSLMQMAKTSAKIALLDQAKIPYISLLTDPTTGGVTASFAMLGDFNISEPGALIGFAGPRVIRETIGKDLPKGFQSAEFVQEHGFLDFIVDRKDLKDRLAKLLEIIWVKPA from the coding sequence ATGTCTTGGTTCACCCGGAAAGACAAGGGTATTCAAACCCCCACTGAAGCCAAGCGGGAAGCTCCCGACGGGCTTTGGTACAAGTGCCCTCAGTGCGGGAACATCATGCATACCCGCGAGCACAAGCTGCAGGCTTATACCTGCTCGAAATGCAATTACCACGAAAAAGTCGGTTCGCAGGAGTATTTTGAACTGCTCTTCGACGATACCCTTTATACTGAACTCGATCCGACGATGACGTCGGATGATCCGCTCCACTTCAAAGATACCAAAGCTTATCCCGACCGGATCAAGGCTACCGAACGTAAAACGGGCCTGAAAGATGCGGTTCGTACGGGTTATGGCAAAGTACAGGGCATCGATATGGTGGTGGCGTGTATGGACTTTAACTTCATCGGCGGTTCGATGGGCTCGGTGGTGGGTGAAAAAATCGCCCGGGCGATGGATTACTCCCTGAAAAACCGGATTCCCCTCCTGATGATCTCCAAATCAGGGGGTGCCCGGATGATGGAAGCAGGATTCTCGCTCATGCAAATGGCGAAAACGTCGGCGAAAATTGCTCTGCTCGATCAGGCCAAAATTCCCTACATCTCGCTTCTGACCGATCCTACCACGGGCGGCGTAACGGCTTCGTTTGCCATGCTGGGTGATTTCAACATCTCCGAACCCGGAGCCCTCATCGGCTTTGCGGGTCCCCGCGTCATTCGCGAAACCATCGGTAAAGATCTGCCTAAAGGCTTCCAGAGTGCCGAATTTGTGCAGGAACACGGCTTCCTCGACTTCATCGTGGATCGCAAGGATTTGAAAGATCGTCTGGCGAAATTGCTGGAAATCATCTGGGTCAAGCCTGCGTAA